The following are encoded together in the Gasterosteus aculeatus chromosome 7, fGasAcu3.hap1.1, whole genome shotgun sequence genome:
- the LOC120822673 gene encoding V-set and immunoglobulin domain-containing protein 1, producing MCPTLRLLVLISIAGFVEPISVSTPQKHVNVTMGESALLQCTFESTDQTAGLTIQWDFVSPPSMTPQQVFYYQKGENVIPSPYKGRVRPPQSPGPTKNASITISNMQPSDAGVYTCQIHNFPDVVGQSEANVVVNVLEKPTTPYCAVHGDVESGHLVTLTCHSERGSPNPIYTWVRLDQTKTRRPVLGRATETGILEIRNISQFEFGEYQCTATNAAGFSTCTIELSAEAKDGVIAGAVIGAMLGCVLIILVVWFVAHTLKKHKYNRVKKSEANEMKRSSPQTQEAPDSVTLATPAGNLHAERDEPQA from the exons ATGTGCCCCACGCTGCGCTTATTGGTGCTTATTAGCATAGCAG GATTTGTTGAACCGATCTCCGTCAGCACTCCGCAGAAACACGTCAACGTTACAATGGGCGAGAGCGCCCTGCTCCAATGTACGTTTGAGTCCACCGACCAGACCGCAGGACTCACCATCCAGTGGGACTTTGTTTCACCGCCCTCCATGACGCCAcagcag GTGTTTTACTATCAGAAAGGAGAGAATGTCATCCCCAGTCCTTACAAAGGCCGGGTTCGGCCTCCCCAGTCTCCCGGCCCGACCAAAAACGCTTCAATAACCATAAGCAACATGCAACCCTCAGATGCCGGCGTCTACACTTGTCAGATTCACAACTTTCCTGATGTGGTCGGACAGTCTGAGGCAAATGTCGTTGTGAATGTTCTTG AGAAGCCCACTACTCCTTATTGCGCCGTGCATGGTGATGTTGAATCGGGTCACCTGGTCACTCTGACCTGCCACAGTGAGCGTGGGAGCCCGAACCCGATATACACCTGGGTCAGACTGGATCAGACTAAGACAAGGCGGCCTGTACTGGGAAGAG CAACTGAAACGGGAATATTGGAAATCAGAAACATATCCCAGTTTGAGTTCGGGGAGTACCAGTGCACTGCTACAAATGCGGCCGGATTTTCAACATGCACTATAGAGCTGTCTGCTG AAGCGAAAGACGGAGTGATTGCTGGTGCAGTTATCGGCGCGATGCTCGGGTGCGTCCTGATCATTCTGGTTGTGTGGTTCGTTGCTCACACTCTGAAGAAGCACAAATACAACAGGGTCAAAAAATCAGAGGCCAATGAGATGAA GAGGAGCTCTCCTCAGACCCAGGAAGCTCCAGATAGCGTTACCCTGGCAACCCCAGCCGGCAACCTCCATGCTGAGAGAGATGAGCCACAAGCCTAA
- the tmlhe gene encoding trimethyllysine dioxygenase, mitochondrial, producing MFAMLGTLVRVLLRKAEPRLLCGFRTSQPPCRRMTRSRAWAAGSAPTCQPLEDCLVLNYGGTRMRFNYVWLRDHCRSPSAYNSQTNQRKLDTGGVDLGIRPENATVQDGQLILTWPGGHVSEFSLSWLAENSYEAQKKTTVQPRILWNYDIYKNANVPSAKWDTFMSSDDEVKKFLQNYLLYGIAFVDDVPATVEATETVAQRVSIIRETTYGRMWCFTSDFSRGDTAYSQLALDRHTDTSYFQEPCGIQVFHCLKHEGTGGRTLLVDGFYAAEKVREESPENYELLARVPIRHEYIETSDHHQNHMTGIGPVLSVYPWNNEMYLIRYNNYDRSVINTVPHDLIQRWYEAHRDLTTELRRPENELWVKLTPGKVIFIDNWRVMHGRESFTGLRQLCGCYLTRDDVLSSARGFGLLA from the exons atgttcgcGATGTTGGGCACGTTGGTTCGGGTCCTGCTCAGAAAGGCGGAACCGCGGCTGCTGTGCGGCTTCAGAACCTCTCAGCCGCCGTGCAGGCGCATGACGCGGAGCCGCGCGTGGGCCGCGGGGTCAGCGCCGACATGTCAGCCACTGGAGGACTGTCTCG TGCTCAACTACGGAGGGACGCGCATGCGGTTTAACTACGTGTGGCTGCGGGACCACTGCCGCTCGCCGTCGGCATACAATTCCCAAACTAACCAGAGAAAGCTGGACACCGGCGGCGTAGACCTCGGCATCCGTCCCGAAAATGCAACCGTGCAAGACGGCCAGCTCATTCTTACGT GGCCTGGAGGTCACGTGTCAGAGTTCAGCCTGAGCTGGCTAGCTGAGAACAGCTATGAAGCGCAGAAGAAGACCACAGTCCAACCGCGCATCCTTTGGAATTACGACATCTATAAAAATGCAAACGTACCATCTGCCAAATGGGACACGTTCATGAGCAGTGATGATGAAGTAAAGAAGTTTCTTCAGAACTATCTTCTGTACGGGATCGCTTTTGTCGATGACGTCCCGGCTACAGTAGAGGCCACAGAGACAGTGGCCCAGAGGGTCAGTATTATCAG GGAAACTACATACGGAAGAATGTGGTGTTTTACTTCCGATTTTTCTCGAGGAGACACGGCCTACAGCCAGCTGGCCCTGGACCGCCACACTGACACCTCCTACTTTCAGGAACCATGTGG AATTCAGGTATTCCACTGCCTCAAGCACGAGGGCACTGGGGGGCGGACACTACTTGTAGACGGGTTCTACGCGGCTGAAAAAGTGCGAGAGGAGTCTCCTGAAAACTATGAGCTGCTTGCACGTGTGCCGATCAGGCACGAGTACATTGAAACCTCGGACCACCACCAAAACCACATGACAGGCATCGGCCCGGTGCTCAGCGTCTATCCTTGGAACAATGAAATGTACCTGATCCG ATACAACAACTATGACCGATCGGTGATAAATACAGTACCCCATGACCTTATTCAGCGATGGTACGAGGCACATCGAGACTTGACTACAGAACTAAGGCGGCCAGAGAACGAGCTGTGGGTGAAACTGACTCCAGGAAAA GTTATTTTTATAGACAACTGGCGTGTGATGCACGGGCGGGAGTCCTTCACTGGCCTCCGGCAGCTCTGTGGATGCTATTTGACCAGAGACGACGTCCTCAGCTCCGCACGCGGCTTCGGTCTGCTGGCCTGA